A genomic window from Streptomyces brevispora includes:
- a CDS encoding MFS transporter, whose translation MAGYAISSYGTFLNMVALNLFVYETTGRALAMGLFMAVRLASGFAAGLTAGGLLARFTAKSVMLWTNIAQASAMVLLVLAPDGLRTASLVAVSVVVGSCGTLFMVSLRSSIPEMVGEDRRSWANSLSITGRSLAMVAGFASAGVVVSLVGYTAAFVVDTATFAVCAVTVALLPIPGGGKGNGRGGGEGRSAGSGREEPDVVPGAEPAADAAPARLRRPVALAALAAAPGLGLMVALRGVDALGSSSHNAALPVYSSELDASRPAVFVSAFWCLWALGNIVAQQLIQRYARRTGRSVGAAGFGWGTCLMSGAFILAFAGFPLVATAAIALVAGAADGLTEVSYTSHLQTLPAGPRAHAFGLSATVENLGFGAGMILVAAALDHYTPLTVVGWSHGAALVVAAVYLIRVSGLRRTPSGPPSA comes from the coding sequence GTGGCCGGCTACGCCATCTCTTCGTACGGCACCTTCCTGAATATGGTGGCGCTCAATCTGTTCGTCTATGAGACGACGGGCCGGGCTCTCGCCATGGGGCTGTTCATGGCGGTGCGGCTGGCTTCCGGATTTGCCGCCGGGCTGACGGCAGGCGGTCTGCTCGCCCGTTTCACCGCGAAGAGCGTGATGCTCTGGACGAATATCGCGCAGGCGTCGGCGATGGTGCTGCTGGTCCTCGCGCCGGACGGGCTGCGGACGGCCTCGCTGGTCGCCGTGTCCGTGGTGGTCGGCTCCTGCGGGACGCTGTTCATGGTGTCCCTGCGCAGCTCCATTCCCGAGATGGTGGGCGAGGACCGGCGCTCCTGGGCGAACTCCCTCTCCATCACCGGTCGTTCGCTGGCCATGGTGGCCGGTTTCGCTTCGGCGGGTGTCGTCGTCTCGCTCGTCGGGTACACGGCCGCCTTCGTGGTGGACACGGCCACCTTCGCGGTCTGCGCGGTGACGGTGGCCCTGCTCCCCATCCCGGGCGGCGGCAAGGGTAACGGCAGGGGCGGCGGCGAGGGCAGGAGTGCGGGCAGCGGCCGGGAGGAGCCGGACGTGGTGCCCGGTGCGGAACCGGCTGCGGACGCCGCGCCGGCCCGGCTGCGCAGGCCCGTGGCGCTCGCCGCCCTGGCCGCCGCGCCCGGTCTCGGTCTGATGGTGGCGCTGCGGGGCGTGGACGCGCTGGGCTCGTCCTCGCACAACGCGGCGCTGCCGGTCTACTCCAGCGAGCTCGACGCCTCGCGCCCCGCCGTGTTCGTCAGCGCCTTCTGGTGCCTGTGGGCGCTCGGCAACATCGTGGCGCAGCAGCTGATCCAGCGGTACGCGCGCCGCACCGGCCGGTCCGTCGGTGCGGCGGGATTCGGCTGGGGCACCTGCCTCATGTCCGGGGCGTTCATCCTGGCCTTCGCGGGGTTCCCGTTGGTGGCCACGGCCGCGATCGCCCTGGTCGCGGGGGCCGCCGACGGGCTCACGGAGGTCTCGTACACCTCGCATCTGCAGACCCTGCCGGCCGGGCCGCGCGCACACGCCTTCGGGCTCTCCGCCACGGTGGAGAACCTCGGCTTCGGCGCCGGAATGATCCTCGTCGCGGCCGCCCTCGACCACTACACCCCGCTGACGGTCGTCGGCTGGTCCCACGGTGCCGCTCTGGTGGTCGCCGCGGTGTACCTGATCCGGGTGTCGGGCCTGCGCAGGACGCCGTCGGGCCCGCCGTCCGCGTGA
- a CDS encoding M18 family aminopeptidase, protein MTPVHHRSHVDDLLSFIKASPSPYHAVASAAQRLEKAGFRELRGTDDWTGTTGGSFVVRGGALIAWYAPEGTPAHTPFRIVGTHTDSPNLRIKPTPDTSSAGWRQIAVEIYGGVPLNTWLDRDLGISGRLALRGPGGTTDSRLVQIDEPLLRVPQLAIHLDRAVNDGLALDRQRHIAPVWSLGAAEEGALLRRVAAAAEADPDEVLGWDLMLHDIQPPGYLGAEREFVVSSRLDNLVSVHAGVTALAGAATAAEEPAYIPVLAAFDHEEVGSGSDTGAQSPLLERVLSRSVTARGGSPEDWSRALAGAFCVSADMAHAVHPNYAERHDPDHRPLPNSGPTVKVNVNQRYATDSTGIALFASACERAGAPWQPFVSNNAMPCGTSIGPLTAARLGVPTVDVGVPGLSMHSARELCGADDPGHLAAILGAFVTSG, encoded by the coding sequence ATGACGCCGGTCCACCACCGCAGCCACGTCGACGATCTGCTCTCCTTCATCAAGGCCAGCCCCTCCCCGTACCACGCCGTCGCGAGCGCCGCCCAGCGGCTGGAGAAGGCCGGCTTCCGTGAACTGCGGGGCACCGACGACTGGACGGGCACCACGGGCGGCAGCTTCGTCGTCCGCGGCGGCGCGCTGATCGCCTGGTACGCCCCCGAGGGCACGCCCGCGCACACGCCCTTCCGGATCGTCGGCACCCACACCGACTCACCGAACCTGCGGATCAAGCCCACCCCCGACACCTCCTCCGCGGGCTGGCGTCAGATCGCGGTGGAGATCTACGGCGGAGTCCCGCTCAACACCTGGCTCGACCGCGATCTGGGCATCTCCGGCCGCCTCGCCCTCCGCGGCCCCGGCGGCACGACCGACTCCCGGCTCGTCCAGATCGACGAACCGCTGCTGCGGGTGCCCCAGCTGGCCATCCACCTGGACCGGGCCGTCAACGACGGCCTGGCGCTGGACCGGCAGCGCCATATCGCCCCGGTCTGGTCGCTCGGCGCCGCCGAGGAGGGGGCGCTGCTGCGCCGGGTCGCGGCGGCGGCGGAGGCCGACCCGGACGAGGTGCTGGGCTGGGACCTGATGCTCCACGACATCCAGCCGCCCGGATACCTGGGCGCCGAAAGGGAGTTCGTGGTCTCCTCCCGGCTGGACAACCTGGTGTCGGTGCACGCCGGCGTCACGGCCCTGGCCGGTGCGGCGACGGCCGCCGAGGAGCCCGCGTACATCCCCGTCCTGGCGGCCTTCGACCACGAGGAGGTCGGCAGCGGTTCCGACACGGGTGCGCAGAGCCCGCTGCTGGAGCGCGTCCTGAGCCGTTCGGTCACCGCACGCGGCGGAAGCCCGGAGGACTGGTCGCGGGCCCTGGCCGGTGCCTTCTGCGTCTCGGCCGACATGGCGCACGCGGTGCACCCCAACTACGCGGAGCGGCACGACCCCGACCACCGCCCGCTGCCCAACAGCGGCCCCACCGTCAAGGTCAACGTCAACCAGCGCTACGCCACCGACTCGACGGGCATCGCGCTGTTCGCGTCGGCCTGCGAGCGGGCGGGAGCCCCGTGGCAGCCGTTCGTCTCCAACAACGCGATGCCGTGCGGTACCTCGATCGGCCCGCTCACCGCGGCCCGGCTGGGTGTCCCAACCGTGGACGTGGGGGTACCGGGGCTGTCGATGCACTCGGCGCGCGAACTGTGCGGGGCGGACGACCCGGGGCACCTGGCGGCGATCCTGGGCGCGTTCGTGACGTCCGGCTGA